The genomic segment GAGATTCATATCATGGGTCCCTGGTACCCCTCTGGTCGTAAACAGAGGATGAACTTTAATCGCAATTGCATTGCGCTGAGATTGATCTAAATAAAAGTCGTCTAGAGACATCACCACGACGTTTAAATTATGCTCTTGTTCCAAGTAATCACAAATAAATGCTGATAACGTCGATTTTCCGGAGCCTTGGCAACCGTTAATGCCTAAGAAATAGGGCGCGTCTGCACCGCTTTGGTGCTTTGCGATATTCTTCGCAAGGGGGATGTACCATTTTCTTGCATCATGTAAAAATTCCTTACTTAACTGATGTTTATCAGCAAATTCGGTTAACATATAAACGCTATCTCCCTTGTTGTGCACCAATATTGTTGTTCGTTTACTAGAAACAAATCCTCATCACACCATTATCTAATCAACTTACATGCCAATCACTCTAAACGCCTGTGAACTAAGTTAAGTCATGCCAATTGCGTGGAGCTTGAGCGTTGTCGTTACGCCTTACTTGGTTAATTAATAAAAGATATGGGGGGAAGCATTCAGCACGGGGACGATACATATTTACACACAACTATTTGTTAGCATTTTATCGCGACGAATAGCCTTGGCGCCCTAAAGTATGGTAAAAATAACCGTGGTTTAACTCCGAGCCTTCATACCTACCTCATAAGACAGGGTGTGCTGGCCGCGGATAGCATTTAAACGAATGTTATTCGCCAGGGTTGCGAGAGAAATCGGACAGCCTCCCCGCAAGTGTCACAGCAAACATGCGTGACGACTTCAATTTGGAAAGGTGTTAGTGAATATGTTGCAAGATAAGTTCGGTCGTCGATTTCATTATCTGCGGCTGTCGATTACAGATGTGTGTAATTTCAGTTGTGAATACTGTTTGCCTGATGGCTATCAGTGCGATACACCGAGAGACTTTTTGTCTTTGAATGAAATTAAACGCATTGCCAGTGCATTCGCACAGTTAGGCACCAGTAAAATTCGTATTACAGGCGGCGAGCCTTCATTACGTAAAGATCTGCCGCAAGCCATTCGTGCCTGCGCATCTACCCCAGGCATTGATCAGGTCGCCATTACCACCAATGGCTACAAATTACCTGAGCATATTGATAGCTGGGTTGATGCTGGGCTCACATCAATGAATATCAGTATTGATAGCTTAGACCCTCGTATGTTTGCCTCTATAACTGGGCATGACAAACTAGATGTGATCCTGCGCGGAATCGATCGAGCCTTAGAACGGGGGGTAACGGTTAAAGTTAACGCTGTGCTGATGCGTCATTTTAACCAGCATGAATTGTCTTCATTTTTACAGTGGATTAAAACAACGCCAGTCACCTTACGCTTTATCGAGTTGATGCAAACGGGTGACAATCAAGTGTTCTTCGATCGAAATCATACCTCCGGAATGCCCATAAAAGAACAGCTTACTTCAGATGGTTGGCAGCAAATTATTCGAGATAAAGCGGCGGGGCCAGCACAAGAATTTTCTCATCCTGATTATGCAGGGCGAATAGGGCTTATCATGCCTTACAGCAAAGATTTTTGCGCCAGCTGTAATCGCCTGCGCATTTCTGCTTTAGGTAAACTTCACCTATGTTTATTTAGTGAGCACGGTCTTGATATTCGAGAGTATATAACTGATGACGATACCCATCGCCTGCAGGAAGAGCTAACAGTACTGTTAGGGGGTAAAAAATCGACACACTTTTTGCACGATGGCTACACTGGCGCGACTAAACACCTTGCGATGCTTGGTGGTTAGCCAAAATTGCAGTCCGATGGAAGTATTGCGCGCAATATAACCTCAATTAAAGAAAACAATTGATTTAATCTCAATGACTTAAGCAAATGAATAGAACAACTGCTGTGGCTGGCGAAGCTGCCGATTTGACTATATGCACAGATAAGCGCACCGGTGATCAGATGAACAAATCCAACGTGCTAGGCTTGGTGTTAGCGGGGGGGTTGTCGACTCGAATGGGACAAGACAAAAGTCGCCTTTGCTTGCGTTCGACTAATCAATCGCTCGTTGAGCATGCGCATAATTTGCTGTCGAACGTTTGTAATGGACGAGTCATCGTAAGTGGCAAGGGGGCTGAACAGATACAGGATGTATATCCTGAATGTGGTCCGCTAGCGGGTATTCATGCTGGCTTCATGTATGCTATCAATCAGCATTCTCAAGGTGTTAAACCTGCTACAGCAGAGCAGTTCAGTGCCTTATTAGTCACGCCCGTTGATATGCCAAGTTTAACCGCTCAAACGTTGACCTTATTGATTGAAAACGCGCAAAAAAACAGCAGTTTGGCGTACTTTGAAGGTTTCAACCTGCCACTTTACGTGCCTTTACACAGAAGTATCTTCCAGTATCTAGCGCGTGTATTACAAGATAGGTCGGCATTGTCTATTTTCCGAATGCTTGAGATGAATCACGGGCACGCAATATCTATTCCCGACACAGTGAATATGGATGAGTTTATTAATGTTAATTCACCTAAGCAGTGGCATAAATTAAATACGAATTCAGTGAATATTTGAAAAATGCTTATGCCGAAAGAGTATCTATAGTCAAATGATTGAAGCAACATTAGCTCATAAAACGTAGTCGTTAATCATGACTGGAATAAAGAACAGACCGAGAGAAAAACAACCTATGACACATACTTCAAGTAATAAGCACGTAGCTCTGAATATAGCCGTGCTTACTGTTTCGGACACAAGGGATGAAGAAACTGATACATCAGGAGCTTATCTGGTAAGCGCGTTAGAGGCTGACGGACATAGATTAGTTGAAAAGTGCATCGTAAAAGATGATAAATACCAACTTAGAGCCACTGTCTCAAACTGGATAGCATCAACACAAGTGCAAGTTGTGTTAGTTACCGGGGGAACAGGCTTTACAGCACGTGATACTACACCTGAAGCGCTATCGGTTTTATTCGATAAGGAAATTGAAGGTTTCGGTGAGTTATTTAGATATATTTCTTATAACGAAATTGGCACCTCGACTGTGCAGTCTCGTGCGCTAGGAGGCATGGCCAACGGCACAGCAATATTTTGTATGCCAGGGTCGACGGGAGCGTGTCGCACTGCGTGGAAGGGAATATTGCAAGAACAACTCAATGCTGCTCATCGGCCTTGTAATTTTATTGTTCATTTAAAAGCGAGCGAGGCGGCGCCTTGTGATAGTCGAGGTTAGGTTATGACACAGGAAAAGACCTTATCCCATGTTAATCAACATGGTGAAGCAAATATGGTAGATGTAACAGATAAATCTGTTACACAAAGGGTGGCCCACGCAGAAGGCTATGTGTTGATGTCACCACAAACCTTATCACTAATAGAA from the Paraglaciecola mesophila genome contains:
- a CDS encoding molybdenum cofactor guanylyltransferase, with amino-acid sequence MNRTTAVAGEAADLTICTDKRTGDQMNKSNVLGLVLAGGLSTRMGQDKSRLCLRSTNQSLVEHAHNLLSNVCNGRVIVSGKGAEQIQDVYPECGPLAGIHAGFMYAINQHSQGVKPATAEQFSALLVTPVDMPSLTAQTLTLLIENAQKNSSLAYFEGFNLPLYVPLHRSIFQYLARVLQDRSALSIFRMLEMNHGHAISIPDTVNMDEFINVNSPKQWHKLNTNSVNI
- the moaA gene encoding GTP 3',8-cyclase MoaA, encoding MLQDKFGRRFHYLRLSITDVCNFSCEYCLPDGYQCDTPRDFLSLNEIKRIASAFAQLGTSKIRITGGEPSLRKDLPQAIRACASTPGIDQVAITTNGYKLPEHIDSWVDAGLTSMNISIDSLDPRMFASITGHDKLDVILRGIDRALERGVTVKVNAVLMRHFNQHELSSFLQWIKTTPVTLRFIELMQTGDNQVFFDRNHTSGMPIKEQLTSDGWQQIIRDKAAGPAQEFSHPDYAGRIGLIMPYSKDFCASCNRLRISALGKLHLCLFSEHGLDIREYITDDDTHRLQEELTVLLGGKKSTHFLHDGYTGATKHLAMLGG
- the moaB gene encoding molybdenum cofactor biosynthesis protein B, which translates into the protein MTHTSSNKHVALNIAVLTVSDTRDEETDTSGAYLVSALEADGHRLVEKCIVKDDKYQLRATVSNWIASTQVQVVLVTGGTGFTARDTTPEALSVLFDKEIEGFGELFRYISYNEIGTSTVQSRALGGMANGTAIFCMPGSTGACRTAWKGILQEQLNAAHRPCNFIVHLKASEAAPCDSRG